One genomic segment of Amycolatopsis sp. Hca4 includes these proteins:
- a CDS encoding metal-dependent transcriptional regulator → MSNADEGDSVNDLIDTTEMYLRTIYELEEEGVVPLRARIAERLQQSGPTVSQTVARMERDGLVVVADDRHLQLTDHGRELAIAVMRKHRLAERLLVDVIGLEWEHVHNEACRWEHVMSEAVERKLVKLLDHPTTSPYGNPIPGLDKLGDGEPAPPAEADLVRLDEFARTGGGRVEIRRIAEHVQLDESLMTELKSVGIVPGGTVTVGKANGGTIEVTGGDTTAQVASSALHAVLAQAR, encoded by the coding sequence ATGAGCAACGCGGACGAAGGGGACAGCGTGAACGATCTCATCGACACCACCGAGATGTACTTGCGTACCATTTACGAGCTCGAAGAGGAAGGTGTCGTTCCGCTGCGCGCCCGCATTGCCGAGCGCTTGCAGCAGAGCGGCCCGACCGTGAGCCAGACGGTCGCCCGGATGGAGCGCGACGGCCTGGTCGTCGTCGCCGACGACCGGCACCTGCAGCTGACCGACCACGGCCGGGAACTGGCCATCGCCGTCATGCGCAAGCACCGCCTGGCCGAACGCCTCCTCGTCGACGTGATCGGGCTCGAGTGGGAGCACGTGCACAACGAGGCGTGCCGCTGGGAGCACGTGATGAGCGAGGCCGTCGAGCGCAAGCTGGTCAAGCTGCTCGACCACCCGACCACCTCGCCCTACGGCAACCCGATCCCCGGCCTCGACAAGCTGGGCGACGGAGAACCCGCGCCGCCCGCGGAGGCCGACCTGGTCCGGCTCGACGAGTTCGCCCGCACCGGCGGCGGCCGCGTCGAGATCCGGCGCATCGCCGAGCACGTCCAGCTGGACGAGTCGCTGATGACCGAGCTCAAGTCCGTCGGCATCGTGCCGGGCGGCACGGTCACCGTCGGCAAGGCCAACGGCGGCACCATCGAGGTCACCGGCGGGGACACCACCGCCCAGGTCGCCAGCTCCGCGCTGCACGCCGTCCTGGCGCAGGCCCGATGA
- a CDS encoding sulfurtransferase: protein MRPLISTTDLAAALAGPAGDRPVVLDVRWRLAGPPGADSYRESHVPGAVFVDLDRVLAGEPGEGGRHPLPDPADLQRDLRAAGVREGVPVVAYDDADGSVAARAWWLLRWAGHEEVTVLDGGYAAWSSEGRPVSTEEEHPEPGDFTVHPGGMPVLDADEAAALAREGLLLDARATPRYTGETEPVDPRAGHIPGAVNAPFSAHIGPDGRWRPPTELAAHFANLGLRPGEPVAAYCGSGVTASSVVLALELAGHPGAGLYAGSWSHWSRNPNRPAATGPLPG from the coding sequence ATGCGTCCGCTGATCAGCACCACCGACCTCGCCGCCGCGCTGGCCGGCCCGGCCGGGGACCGCCCCGTGGTCCTCGACGTCCGCTGGCGGCTCGCCGGCCCGCCCGGCGCCGACTCCTACCGCGAGAGCCATGTGCCCGGCGCGGTGTTCGTCGACCTCGACCGGGTGCTCGCGGGCGAGCCGGGCGAGGGCGGCAGACACCCCCTGCCCGACCCGGCCGACCTGCAGCGCGACCTGCGCGCGGCCGGCGTCCGCGAGGGCGTCCCGGTGGTGGCGTACGACGACGCGGACGGCTCGGTGGCGGCGCGCGCCTGGTGGCTCCTGCGCTGGGCGGGCCACGAAGAGGTGACGGTCCTCGACGGCGGTTACGCGGCGTGGTCATCCGAGGGGCGTCCGGTGAGCACGGAGGAGGAGCACCCGGAGCCGGGCGACTTCACGGTCCACCCGGGAGGCATGCCGGTCCTGGACGCGGACGAAGCGGCTGCCTTGGCCCGCGAGGGCCTGCTGCTCGACGCCCGGGCAACGCCGAGGTACACGGGCGAGACGGAGCCGGTGGACCCCCGGGCGGGTCACATCCCGGGAGCGGTGAACGCCCCGTTCTCGGCCCACATCGGCCCGGACGGCCGCTGGCGGCCCCCGACGGAGCTGGCGGCGCACTTCGCGAACCTGGGCCTGCGCCCGGGAGAGCCGGTCGCGGCGTACTGCGGCTCGGGCGTGACGGCCAGTTCGGTGGTCCTGGCCCTGGAGCTGGCGGGCCACCCGGGAGCGGGCCTGTACGCGGGCTCGTGGTCCCACTGGTCCCGCAACCCGAACCGCCCCGCGGCGACGGGCCCCCTGCCGGGCTGA
- a CDS encoding bifunctional GNAT family N-acetyltransferase/acetate--CoA ligase family protein, producing the protein MAGRDPFDYPRDWEADVVLSDGGTVHLRPIVPTDADGLVAFHAKLSERTRYFRYFGAYPRIPERDLKRFSTVDHHDRVAFAAFLGDDIVAVGRYERLDHGPSAEVAFVVSDAHQGRGLGSILLEHLAAAASECGLRRFVAEVLAENAAMVRVFRDAGYQVSREIEEGVLHLEFDIDPTEESLAVARSREQAAEARSVHNLLHPSSIAVIGASAEPGKVGHVAFVNLLAAAFTGTVYPVNPEHRAIRGVRAYPSVLDIPDPVDLAVVAVPAEAVESVLDACLAKGVKTLLILSSGFAEAGPHGLHAELRLVGEARAHGMRVVGPNALGVLNTAPGIRLNATLAPRLPGRGRTGFFCQSGALGTAILADAEARGLGLSTFVSAGNRADVSGNDLLQYWETDPDTDLVLLYLESFGNPRKFARLARRLARTKPIVAVKSGRHAVRPQLAATSTEIDEASVQTLFEQAGVVRVESLAQLFDTALVFAHQPLPAGPRVGIVGNSSAIGLLAADTARMQGLRLASDPVDVGPQAGPEEFAKAVREALTSPDTDALVVVFAPPIAIPGTAYARALRETVVELGQRKPIVSTFLAAEGVPDELAVLTEDGVPTRGSIPSYPSPERAVNSLARVVRYAAWRQRPQGTLVRPAGIHTEQAQGIVRELLEADSGKTTLLSDAEVVRLLDCYGIDVVPFRIVSTVDEAVAAAAELGYPVTLKAVDERLRGRPDLAGVRLDLASEDSVRNAYETLREVSGDDEVYVQRMAPKGLSCVIGLQDDPSFGTLVSFGLSGLVSTLLGDRAYRAVPLTDVDAATLLREPRTAPLLTGYRGDEPADLAALQDMVLRVAALAEDNPEVRSLVLDPILASPDGAFVANARLVLGAPPSRPDTGPRRLRAINPQD; encoded by the coding sequence ATGGCCGGACGGGACCCCTTCGACTACCCCCGCGACTGGGAGGCCGACGTCGTGCTGTCCGACGGCGGCACCGTCCACCTGCGCCCGATCGTGCCCACCGACGCCGACGGCCTCGTCGCCTTCCACGCGAAACTCTCCGAACGCACCCGCTACTTCCGCTACTTCGGCGCCTACCCGCGGATCCCGGAAAGGGACCTGAAACGCTTCTCGACCGTCGACCACCACGACCGGGTCGCGTTCGCCGCGTTCCTCGGCGACGACATCGTCGCGGTCGGCCGGTACGAACGGCTCGACCACGGCCCGTCGGCCGAAGTCGCCTTCGTCGTCAGCGACGCCCACCAGGGCCGCGGCCTGGGCTCGATCCTGCTCGAACACCTCGCCGCGGCCGCCTCCGAATGCGGGCTGCGCCGGTTCGTCGCCGAGGTGCTCGCCGAGAACGCCGCCATGGTGCGCGTGTTCCGCGACGCCGGCTACCAGGTCAGCCGCGAGATCGAGGAAGGCGTGCTGCACCTGGAGTTCGACATCGACCCGACCGAGGAGTCCCTCGCCGTCGCGCGCTCCCGCGAGCAGGCGGCCGAGGCCCGCAGCGTGCACAACCTGCTGCACCCGTCCTCGATCGCGGTGATCGGCGCGTCCGCCGAGCCGGGCAAGGTCGGCCACGTCGCCTTCGTGAACCTCCTCGCGGCCGCGTTCACCGGCACCGTCTACCCGGTCAACCCCGAGCACCGCGCGATCCGGGGCGTGCGCGCCTACCCGTCGGTGCTGGACATCCCGGACCCGGTCGACCTGGCCGTGGTCGCGGTGCCCGCCGAGGCCGTCGAGTCCGTTTTGGACGCGTGCCTGGCCAAGGGCGTCAAGACGCTGCTGATCCTGTCCAGCGGGTTCGCCGAGGCCGGGCCGCACGGCCTGCACGCCGAGCTGCGGCTGGTCGGCGAGGCGCGGGCGCACGGCATGCGCGTGGTGGGCCCGAACGCGCTCGGCGTGCTCAACACCGCCCCCGGCATCCGGCTGAACGCCACCCTCGCGCCCCGGCTGCCCGGCCGCGGGCGCACCGGTTTCTTCTGCCAGTCCGGCGCGCTGGGCACCGCGATCCTCGCCGACGCCGAAGCGCGCGGGCTCGGCCTGTCCACGTTCGTCTCGGCAGGCAACCGCGCCGACGTCTCGGGCAACGACCTGCTCCAGTACTGGGAAACCGACCCGGACACCGACCTCGTGCTGCTGTACCTGGAGTCCTTCGGCAACCCGCGCAAGTTCGCGCGGCTGGCCCGGCGGCTCGCCAGGACGAAGCCGATCGTCGCCGTCAAGTCGGGCCGGCACGCGGTCCGGCCGCAGCTGGCGGCCACGTCGACGGAGATCGACGAAGCCAGCGTCCAGACGCTGTTCGAGCAGGCCGGCGTGGTGCGGGTGGAGTCGCTGGCGCAGCTGTTCGACACCGCGCTCGTGTTCGCCCACCAGCCGCTGCCCGCCGGGCCGCGGGTGGGGATCGTCGGCAACTCCAGCGCGATCGGGCTGCTGGCCGCCGACACCGCGCGGATGCAGGGCCTGCGGCTGGCGTCGGACCCGGTGGACGTCGGCCCGCAAGCCGGGCCGGAAGAGTTCGCCAAGGCCGTCCGCGAGGCCCTCACCTCGCCGGACACCGATGCGCTTGTCGTCGTGTTCGCCCCGCCGATCGCCATCCCCGGCACCGCGTACGCGCGGGCCCTGCGGGAGACCGTCGTCGAACTGGGGCAGCGCAAGCCGATCGTCTCGACGTTCCTCGCCGCCGAAGGCGTGCCGGACGAACTTGCGGTCCTGACCGAAGACGGTGTGCCGACGCGGGGCTCGATCCCGTCGTACCCGAGCCCCGAACGCGCGGTGAACTCCCTCGCCCGGGTCGTCCGGTACGCGGCGTGGCGGCAACGCCCGCAGGGCACGCTCGTGCGGCCCGCGGGGATCCACACCGAACAGGCGCAGGGCATCGTGCGCGAGCTCCTCGAAGCCGACAGCGGGAAGACGACGCTGCTCTCGGACGCCGAAGTCGTGCGGCTGCTGGACTGCTACGGCATCGACGTCGTGCCGTTCCGCATCGTGTCCACAGTGGACGAAGCGGTCGCGGCGGCGGCCGAGCTGGGCTACCCGGTGACGCTCAAGGCGGTCGACGAGCGGCTGCGCGGCCGGCCCGACCTGGCCGGCGTCCGGCTGGACCTGGCGTCCGAAGACTCGGTGCGCAACGCCTACGAGACGCTGCGCGAGGTCTCCGGCGACGACGAGGTCTACGTCCAGCGGATGGCACCCAAGGGCCTGTCGTGCGTGATCGGGCTGCAGGACGACCCGTCGTTCGGCACGCTCGTGTCGTTCGGGCTGTCCGGGCTGGTCAGCACGCTGCTCGGCGACCGGGCCTACCGCGCCGTGCCGCTCACCGACGTCGACGCGGCGACGCTGCTGCGCGAGCCACGGACGGCACCGCTGCTCACCGGCTACCGCGGCGACGAGCCCGCCGACCTCGCCGCACTGCAGGACATGGTGCTGCGGGTGGCGGCGCTGGCCGAGGACAACCCGGAGGTCCGGTCGTTGGTGCTGGACCCGATCCTGGCCTCGCCGGACGGCGCGTTCGTCGCCAACGCCCGCCTGGTGCTGGGGGCACCGCCCTCGCGCCCCGACACCGGCCCGCGCCGCCTGCGCGCCATCAATCCCCAGGACTGA
- a CDS encoding acyl-CoA dehydrogenase family protein, which produces MDFTPSEASADLAALTRRLLADKVTHDPHGTGGFDTVAWTALGQAGVLDAALPSSLGGGGFGLLEQCSVLTEIGRAVAAVPYLPSITMAASALAEFGTPELVDRWVLPVLRGERVLAVALSGFTAVAGRVSGTQTAVPFGAFAHGFLVATPGEVFLVDAAGPGVSVQPQQTVDHADAALLSLSEVPGVPLGDIGEWLRLRGTVGVCAQQLGVVERALELTAAYAAERKQFDHVIGGFQAVRQRLADAYLDVEAVRLTTLQAAWQLTSEVPAAPAVATAKFWAAEAGHRVAHTAVHVHGGVGIDVDHVVHRYFAAAKRLEFQLGGATHQLLTLGDLLAGPR; this is translated from the coding sequence ATGGACTTCACCCCTTCCGAAGCGTCGGCCGACCTCGCCGCGCTGACCCGGCGGCTGCTGGCCGACAAGGTCACCCACGACCCGCACGGCACCGGCGGCTTCGACACCGTCGCGTGGACGGCCCTCGGCCAGGCGGGCGTGCTGGACGCGGCGCTGCCGTCGTCGCTCGGCGGCGGCGGGTTCGGGCTGCTGGAGCAGTGCTCGGTGCTGACCGAGATCGGCCGCGCGGTGGCGGCAGTCCCCTACCTGCCGTCGATCACGATGGCCGCGTCGGCGCTGGCCGAGTTCGGCACGCCGGAGCTGGTGGACCGCTGGGTGCTGCCGGTGCTGCGCGGCGAGCGGGTCCTCGCGGTGGCGCTGTCCGGGTTCACCGCCGTGGCCGGCCGGGTGTCGGGCACGCAGACCGCGGTGCCGTTCGGCGCCTTCGCGCACGGGTTCCTGGTGGCCACGCCCGGCGAGGTGTTCCTGGTCGACGCGGCCGGGCCCGGGGTCTCGGTGCAGCCGCAGCAGACGGTGGACCACGCGGACGCCGCGCTGCTGTCGCTGTCCGAAGTGCCCGGGGTGCCGCTGGGTGACATCGGCGAGTGGCTGCGCCTGCGCGGGACGGTGGGGGTGTGCGCGCAGCAGCTCGGCGTGGTCGAGCGGGCCTTGGAACTGACCGCGGCGTACGCGGCCGAGAGGAAGCAGTTCGACCACGTGATCGGCGGCTTCCAGGCGGTCCGCCAGCGGCTCGCGGACGCTTACCTGGACGTGGAAGCGGTCCGCCTGACCACCCTGCAGGCGGCCTGGCAGCTGACGTCCGAGGTGCCGGCCGCTCCGGCGGTGGCGACGGCGAAGTTCTGGGCGGCGGAGGCCGGCCACCGGGTGGCCCACACGGCGGTGCACGTCCACGGCGGCGTCGGCATCGACGTCGACCACGTGGTCCACCGGTACTTCGCGGCGGCGAAGCGCCTGGAGTTCCAGCTCGGCGGGGCCACCCACCAGCTGCTGACCCTGGGCGACCTCCTCGCGGGCCCTCGCTAG
- a CDS encoding glucose 1-dehydrogenase, producing the protein MRLDGKIALITGAARGQGEAAARAFVAEGARVVIADILDDEGKQLAADLGERAVYQHLDVGDEDGWAAAVERATTEFGHPNVLVNNAGILHFSELAQTTLADYERVIRVNQIGAFLGMRSVVEPMTAAGGGSIVNVSSVEGLAGMPYLVAYTASKFAIRGMTKVAAMELGKKHIRVNSVHPGAIDTKMVETAAGGQKVDMSYVGKKVALKRVGQPEDIAKLVLFLASDESAYCTGAEFVADGGATATHALNF; encoded by the coding sequence ATGAGGCTGGACGGGAAGATCGCCCTGATCACCGGCGCCGCGCGCGGGCAGGGCGAGGCCGCCGCTCGCGCGTTCGTCGCCGAAGGCGCGCGCGTGGTGATCGCCGACATCCTCGACGACGAGGGCAAGCAACTGGCCGCCGACCTCGGCGAGCGGGCCGTCTACCAGCACCTCGACGTCGGCGACGAGGACGGCTGGGCCGCCGCGGTCGAACGCGCGACCACCGAGTTCGGCCACCCGAACGTGCTGGTCAACAACGCCGGCATCCTGCACTTCTCCGAGCTCGCGCAGACGACGCTGGCCGACTACGAACGTGTCATCCGGGTGAACCAGATCGGGGCGTTTCTCGGCATGCGCTCGGTCGTTGAACCGATGACCGCCGCCGGCGGTGGCTCCATCGTCAACGTGTCCTCTGTGGAGGGTCTGGCCGGGATGCCCTACCTCGTCGCCTACACCGCGAGCAAGTTCGCGATCCGCGGGATGACCAAGGTCGCGGCGATGGAGCTCGGCAAGAAGCACATCCGCGTCAACTCGGTGCACCCCGGCGCGATCGACACGAAGATGGTCGAGACCGCGGCGGGCGGCCAGAAAGTCGACATGTCGTACGTCGGGAAGAAGGTCGCGCTGAAGCGGGTCGGGCAGCCCGAGGACATCGCCAAGCTGGTGCTGTTCCTGGCCAGCGACGAAAGCGCGTACTGCACGGGCGCGGAGTTCGTCGCGGACGGAGGGGCGACGGCGACGCACGCGCTCAACTTCTGA
- a CDS encoding 3-oxoacyl-ACP reductase — MSLTGRTAIVTGAAAGLGRAEALALAAGGATVVVNDIGEPKDVVAEIEAAGGKAVAVDGDIGERATADALVEAALDLGGLDIVVNNAGVLRDKMLFSMSDDDWDTVLRVHLRGHFLLSRNAAKHWRDKSKADGAPVYGRLVNTASEAFLIGSPGQPNYAAAKAGITALTMSAARGLAKYGVRANAICPRARTAMTEGVFGAAPAEGTDPLSVEHVAPFVAYLASPAAEHVNGQVFVVHGGSVALVEAPRIERRWQLDELETSFTTFFADRDPGRMFAATEILGES; from the coding sequence GTGAGCTTGACCGGCAGGACGGCGATCGTCACGGGTGCCGCGGCGGGGCTGGGGCGGGCCGAAGCGCTCGCGCTCGCGGCCGGCGGCGCGACGGTGGTCGTCAACGACATCGGCGAGCCGAAGGACGTGGTCGCCGAGATCGAAGCGGCCGGCGGCAAGGCCGTCGCGGTCGACGGCGACATCGGCGAGCGGGCCACGGCCGACGCGCTCGTCGAAGCCGCGCTCGACCTCGGCGGGCTCGACATCGTGGTGAACAACGCGGGCGTCCTGCGCGACAAGATGCTCTTCTCGATGTCCGACGACGACTGGGACACCGTGCTGCGCGTGCACCTGCGCGGCCACTTCCTGCTGTCCCGCAACGCCGCGAAGCACTGGCGCGACAAGTCCAAAGCGGACGGTGCGCCGGTGTACGGGCGGCTGGTCAACACCGCGTCCGAGGCGTTCCTCATCGGCTCGCCCGGCCAGCCGAACTACGCCGCGGCGAAGGCCGGCATCACCGCGCTCACCATGTCGGCCGCCCGCGGCCTGGCCAAGTACGGCGTCCGCGCCAACGCGATCTGCCCGCGCGCACGGACGGCGATGACCGAGGGCGTGTTCGGTGCTGCTCCCGCCGAGGGCACCGATCCGCTCTCGGTCGAGCACGTCGCCCCGTTCGTCGCCTACCTCGCCTCCCCGGCGGCCGAGCACGTCAACGGCCAGGTGTTCGTCGTCCACGGCGGCTCCGTCGCGCTGGTCGAGGCGCCGCGGATCGAGCGGCGCTGGCAGCTCGACGAGCTCGAGACGTCCTTCACCACCTTCTTCGCCGACCGCGACCCCGGCCGGATGTTCGCCGCCACCGAAATCCTGGGAGAGTCATGA
- a CDS encoding ferredoxin has product MEIGVDRLLCEANAVCVGLAPDVFDLDDEEELVIQPGPVPDDQVERVTSAVKGCPKNALFITG; this is encoded by the coding sequence ATGGAGATCGGCGTCGACCGGCTGCTGTGCGAGGCGAACGCGGTGTGCGTGGGGCTCGCCCCGGACGTCTTCGACCTCGACGACGAGGAAGAGCTGGTGATCCAGCCCGGTCCGGTGCCGGACGACCAGGTAGAACGCGTTACCAGTGCAGTCAAGGGCTGCCCGAAGAATGCCCTGTTCATCACGGGTTAG
- a CDS encoding acetoin utilization protein AcuC: MSPAVVWDRGLLGYDLGGDHPFNPVRLELTVRLATELGVLQDVPLLVPTGAGDEELLRIHAPEYLAAVREAPLVGWDVGHGLGTSDNPVFSDMHDASALVVGSTLLAARKVAEGEATRAVNIAGGLHHAMRDRAAGFCVYNDCAVAISWLLDHGFDRIAYIDTDVHHGDGVQAAFYDDPRVLTISMHQHPFTLWPGTGYSAETGRGKADGTAVNVPLPPRTKDPGWLRAFHAVVPSLLADFEPQLLFTQCGVDSHEEDPLADLSLSVDGHRTIYATLRDLAETYAGGKWIAVGGGGYQLIRVVPRSWTHLIATVLDRDVDPATPLPPGWRETVTKAAPHAELPQTMTDDRDTEFKPWGDGEDDPVDIAVRDTRRAVFPLHGLDPDDPRD; encoded by the coding sequence ATGTCGCCTGCCGTTGTTTGGGATCGTGGGCTGCTCGGTTATGACCTGGGTGGGGATCACCCCTTCAATCCCGTGCGGCTGGAGCTCACCGTCCGGCTGGCCACCGAGCTCGGTGTCCTCCAGGACGTTCCGCTGCTCGTCCCCACCGGGGCCGGGGACGAAGAACTCCTCCGGATCCACGCCCCCGAATACCTCGCCGCCGTGCGGGAGGCGCCTCTTGTCGGGTGGGATGTCGGGCACGGGCTCGGGACCTCCGACAACCCCGTCTTCTCCGACATGCACGATGCCTCCGCGCTCGTCGTCGGGTCCACCCTGCTCGCCGCGCGGAAGGTCGCCGAAGGCGAGGCCACGCGGGCCGTCAACATCGCCGGGGGGCTGCACCACGCCATGCGGGACCGGGCCGCGGGCTTCTGCGTCTACAACGACTGTGCCGTCGCCATCTCGTGGCTGCTCGACCACGGCTTCGACCGCATCGCCTACATCGACACCGACGTCCACCACGGCGACGGCGTCCAGGCCGCCTTCTACGACGACCCGCGCGTGCTCACCATCTCGATGCACCAGCACCCGTTCACGCTCTGGCCGGGCACCGGCTACTCCGCCGAGACCGGCCGCGGGAAAGCCGACGGCACCGCCGTCAACGTCCCGCTGCCGCCGCGCACCAAAGACCCCGGCTGGCTGCGGGCCTTCCACGCCGTCGTCCCGTCCCTGCTCGCCGACTTCGAACCGCAGCTGCTGTTCACCCAGTGCGGGGTCGACTCCCACGAAGAGGACCCGCTGGCCGACCTCTCGCTGAGCGTCGACGGCCACCGCACCATCTACGCCACCCTCCGCGACCTCGCCGAGACCTACGCCGGCGGGAAGTGGATCGCCGTCGGCGGTGGGGGCTACCAGCTGATCCGGGTCGTTCCGCGCTCGTGGACGCACCTGATCGCCACCGTCCTCGACCGGGACGTCGACCCGGCGACGCCGCTGCCGCCCGGCTGGCGGGAAACCGTCACCAAGGCCGCGCCGCACGCCGAGCTCCCGCAGACCATGACCGACGACCGCGACACGGAGTTCAAGCCGTGGGGCGACGGCGAGGACGACCCGGTCGACATCGCCGTCCGGGACACCCGCCGCGCCGTCTTCCCGCTGCACGGCCTCGACCCGGACGACCCCAGGGACTGA
- a CDS encoding serine hydrolase — protein sequence MAALTELLSRHLGDQPGAVALVARGEQVEAAAVGSADVEGTVPMARDSLFRIASLTKPITAAAVLLLVDDGELALDDPIARWLPELAAPVVVRTPDGPVDDVVPAVRPVTVADLLAFRCGYGLAADMTLPAVDLLLQVLGHPAASPRALSPDAWLAALAQVPMLHQPGEAWLFETGSDLQGVLIARASGRPLPDFLAERLFEPLGMADTGFTVPTAALGRFTSAYRRGEDGLRLIDSPEGRWSAPPPFPSGAGGLVSTADDLLAFARFLRDGGTAAGHRLLTPESVHRMTTDHLTPAQRAAARPFLRGQGWGYGGSVDVDPQEPWEVPGRYGWVGGAGTALHLVPSTGTVSVLLTQVELTSPEPTPLMKQVWTYAAS from the coding sequence ATGGCCGCACTGACCGAGCTGCTGTCCCGCCACCTCGGCGACCAGCCGGGCGCGGTGGCGCTGGTCGCCCGCGGCGAACAGGTCGAAGCCGCCGCCGTCGGTTCGGCCGACGTCGAGGGGACCGTCCCGATGGCGCGGGACTCGCTGTTCCGCATCGCGTCGCTCACCAAGCCGATCACCGCCGCGGCCGTCCTCCTGCTCGTCGACGACGGCGAGCTGGCCCTGGACGACCCGATCGCGCGGTGGCTGCCGGAGCTGGCCGCGCCGGTGGTCGTCCGCACGCCGGACGGCCCGGTCGACGACGTGGTCCCCGCCGTCCGCCCGGTCACGGTCGCCGACCTGCTCGCCTTCCGCTGCGGGTACGGCCTCGCCGCCGACATGACGCTGCCCGCGGTCGACCTGCTGCTGCAGGTGCTGGGGCACCCGGCCGCGTCACCGCGGGCGCTGTCGCCGGACGCGTGGCTGGCGGCGCTGGCGCAGGTGCCGATGCTGCACCAGCCGGGGGAGGCGTGGCTCTTCGAGACCGGCTCGGACCTGCAGGGCGTGCTGATCGCGCGTGCGTCCGGCCGTCCGCTGCCGGACTTCCTGGCGGAGCGGCTGTTCGAGCCGCTCGGCATGGCCGACACCGGGTTCACCGTGCCGACGGCCGCGCTCGGCCGGTTCACCAGCGCCTACCGCCGCGGCGAGGACGGCCTGCGGCTGATCGACTCGCCGGAGGGCCGGTGGAGCGCGCCACCGCCGTTCCCGTCCGGGGCGGGCGGGCTCGTCTCGACGGCCGACGACCTCCTCGCGTTCGCCCGCTTCCTGCGCGACGGCGGCACGGCGGCCGGCCACCGCCTCCTGACACCGGAATCGGTGCACCGGATGACGACCGACCACCTGACGCCGGCCCAGCGCGCGGCGGCCCGGCCGTTCCTGCGCGGCCAGGGCTGGGGCTACGGCGGTTCGGTCGACGTGGACCCGCAGGAGCCCTGGGAGGTCCCGGGCCGCTACGGCTGGGTCGGCGGCGCGGGAACGGCCCTGCACCTGGTCCCGTCGACGGGCACGGTCTCGGTCCTGCTCACCCAGGTCGAGCTGACCAGCCCCGAGCCGACGCCGCTGATGAAGCAGGTCTGGACCTACGCGGCGAGCTAG
- a CDS encoding acyl-CoA dehydrogenase family protein — translation MRIDYTLQQHALAAELREYFAELMTPERRAGLRSGGGEYGDGLAYKEIVRQLGKDGWLALGWPPEYGGQGRSMLDQLIFTDEAAVAGVPVPFLTVNTVGPTIMRYGTEDQKAFYLPKIAAGELHFSIGYSEPEAGTDLASLRTRAERDGDEYVVTGQKMWTSLIEYADYVWLAVRTDPAAKKHRGLSMLIVPTSAEGFSWTKVHTVAGAGTSATYYDGVRVPVSARVAEENAGWPLITNQLNHERVALTSSAPIRKALADVLAWAEETGAIEQEWVRVNLARVHAGAEYLKLRNWRIAWAAAASELGPAEASATKVFGTEFAIEAYRLLMEVLGAAAVVRDGSPGALLAGRIERLHRSALILTFGGGTNEIQRDMIAATALGLPVTR, via the coding sequence GTGCGGATCGATTACACGCTCCAGCAGCACGCGCTGGCCGCGGAGCTCCGGGAGTACTTCGCCGAGCTGATGACGCCCGAACGGCGTGCGGGCCTCCGCTCGGGCGGGGGCGAGTACGGCGATGGCCTGGCGTACAAGGAGATCGTGCGGCAGCTGGGCAAGGACGGCTGGCTCGCGCTGGGCTGGCCGCCGGAGTACGGCGGGCAGGGCCGGTCGATGCTCGACCAGCTCATCTTCACCGACGAAGCGGCCGTCGCGGGGGTGCCGGTGCCGTTCCTGACGGTGAACACCGTCGGCCCGACGATCATGCGCTACGGCACCGAAGACCAGAAGGCGTTCTACCTGCCGAAGATCGCCGCCGGCGAGCTGCACTTCTCGATCGGCTACTCCGAGCCGGAGGCCGGCACCGACCTGGCGTCCCTGCGGACCCGCGCCGAGCGCGACGGCGACGAGTACGTCGTCACCGGGCAGAAGATGTGGACGAGCCTGATCGAGTACGCCGACTACGTCTGGCTCGCCGTCCGGACCGATCCTGCGGCGAAGAAGCACCGCGGGCTCTCGATGCTCATCGTGCCGACCTCGGCCGAAGGGTTCTCCTGGACCAAGGTGCACACGGTCGCGGGCGCCGGGACCAGCGCGACCTACTACGACGGCGTGCGCGTGCCGGTGTCGGCGCGCGTGGCCGAAGAGAACGCGGGCTGGCCGCTGATCACCAACCAGCTCAACCACGAACGCGTCGCGCTGACGTCGTCGGCACCGATCCGCAAGGCCCTCGCCGACGTGCTGGCGTGGGCGGAGGAGACCGGCGCCATCGAGCAGGAGTGGGTGCGGGTGAACCTGGCGCGGGTGCACGCCGGCGCGGAGTACCTGAAGCTGCGGAACTGGCGGATCGCCTGGGCGGCCGCGGCCAGCGAGCTCGGCCCGGCGGAGGCGTCGGCGACGAAGGTGTTCGGCACGGAGTTCGCGATCGAGGCCTACCGGCTGCTGATGGAGGTGCTCGGCGCGGCCGCCGTCGTCCGCGACGGCTCGCCGGGCGCGCTGCTGGCCGGGCGGATCGAGCGGCTGCACCGCTCGGCGCTGATCCTCACCTTCGGCGGCGGCACCAACGAGATCCAGCGGGACATGATCGCCGCCACCGCCCTCGGCCTGCCCGTCACGCGCTAG